Part of the Planococcus plakortidis genome is shown below.
CTGCCGCAGATCAACTCGACCCATCCGGTCTGTTTCATGACGTACATAGTGGAGACCCCTTTCAAACATTTGCTGTTAATATCATACCAAAAATAGCGGGTGTGCCTATCATTTTTCTGCTATGTAATTGCTTTTTTCGGTTCCTTAACAAAAAAAATACCCATCCGGCGTTTTCGCGACGGACGGGTATAATAGTGACTTAGTTGTTGATTTCTTCTTTGAGGCCGTATTTTTTGTTGAAACGGTCTACGCGGCCATCTGCAGCTGCGAATTTTTGACGTCCAGTATAGAATGGGTGACATTCTGAGCAAAGCTCAACGTTGATGTTCTCTTTTACTGAACCTGTTTCGAATGAGTTGCCGCATGAGCAAGTCACTGTTGCTTTTTTGTACTCTGGGTGAATACCTGTTTTCATAATATTTTCTCCTCCCGCCCTGAACCATCTGGAACAGAGTTTAATCTATTTTGCCTATTGCCTTACACGGCTCGTTAGGCCGTATATGCAATAGTACTATTTCGTTTCACTCTTATAATCATATCAAAACCTGAAGTTCTTTGCAAGCAATCAAATCGACTTTCGCGGGGTGCGCGATGGTTTCCCATCTCTCGGCAATTGGCTGAAGAACTCTTCGTTGGTCTTCGAGTTGCCGAGCTTCTTCATGAAACGTTCCGTGAAGTCAGGGGAATCCGAAAAGGTTTTGCGGATTGTCCATAGTTTATCAAGTTGTTCCGGAGCCATCAACAATTCTTCCTTGCGCGTGCCCGAGCGGCGGATGTCGAGCGCCGGGAAAATGCGGCGCTCGGCTAAGCTGCGGTCGAGATGCAGCTCCATATTGCCGGTTCCTTTGAACTCTTCATAGATGACTTCATCCATGCGCGATCCCGTGTCGACAAGTGCTGTCGCAAGAATCGTCAAGCTGCCGCCTTCTTCAATATTGCGTGCGGCACCGAAAAAGCGTTTCGGGCGGTGGAATGCGGCAGGGTCAATCCCGCCGGACAGCGTGCGGCCGCTCGGTGGAATGACTAGATTATAAGCACGCGCCAGCCGAGTGATCGAATCCATCAAGATGACGACATCGCGTTTATGTTCGACAAGGCGCATGGCGCGTTCGAGAACCAATTCGGCCACTTTGACATGGTTTTCAGGAACTTCATCGAAAGTCGAAGACACTACATCGGCGTCGACCGAGCGTTCGATATCCGTCACTTCTTCCGGCCGCTCATCGATCAATAGCACAATCAGTTCCGCTTCCGGATGGTTCGTCGTTACCGCATTGGCAATTTCCTTTAGCAACATCGTTTTTCCGGCTTTTGGCGGTGCAACAATCAAGCCGCGCTGGCCAAAGCCGACCGGGGATACGAGATCCATGATGCGTGTCGATAAATGTTCCGGCCCCGTTTCCAGGCGGATGTGGCGATCCGGATACAGTGGCGTCAAGCCTGGAAAATGGACGCGTTCTTTTGCGACTTCCGGGTCTTCGCCATTGACGGCTTCTACTTGGAGCAGCCCGAAATAGCGCTCATTCTCTTTTGGCGGTCGGACTTTCCCCGATACTTTATCGCCGTTTCTGAGGTCGAACCGGCGGATCTGGGAAGCGGAAATATAGATGTCCTGGGAACTTGGGGAATAATTGATCGGGCGCAGGAACCCAAAGCCTTCCGATTGGATGATTTCTAGGACGCCTTCCATGAAAAAGAAGCCTTCTTGTTCCGCACGGGTTTTCAGAATGGCGAAAATCAATTCTTTTTTCGTCAGTTTGCTGTAATTGTTCAGCTTGTATTCTTTTGCCAGGTTATAAAGCTCTTTGAGCGTCATATTTTCCAATGCAGAGATTGTCATCGTTGCCATCTAGTTGGACACCACACTTATCATTAGTTTCGAGATTTCTGGGGAATTTCACTTGTTCTGGAGTCATTAAAGAAGGAGCCCGGCATAATGCCGGACTCATTTTTGGAGTATGGAAATCAATCTTTCATGACGAGATCCGGTTTTTTCTTGAGGCTGTGGCGCCCTTCGACAAAACGAACCGTGCCGGATTTTGCACGCATGACCAAAGTATGGCTTTCAGCAAATGAACCTTTCAGCTGGACTCCGCGAAGAAGTTCTCCGTCCGTAATCCCTGTCGCCGCAAAGATGGCATCATCGCCTTTGACCAAATCATCCATCATCAATACTTTGTCGACATCAAGGCCCATATCGATGCAGCGCTGTCTTTCCTCTTCATCTTGAGGGACCAGCTTGCCTTGGAATTCACCGCCGAGGCATTTCAAGCCGACAGCAGAGATGACCCCTTCCGGAGCCCCGCCGATCCCGAACAGGATATCGACACCCGTTTGGTCGAAAGCCGTATTGATGGCGCCGGCGATATCACCGTCCGTAATCAATTTGATGCGTGCTCCCGCATCGCGGATTTCCTTGATGATCTGCGCGTGGCGCGGCCGGTCGATAATGGTGGCTACAACGTCTTCGATATCCTTGTTTTTCGCTTTAGCGACTGCGCGCAAATTATCGATGACCGGTGCATTGATGTCAATTTTGCCGACAGCTTCGGGACCGACCGCAATTTTATCCATATACATATCCGGTGCATTGAGCAGATTGCCCCGATCCGCGATGGCCAAAACGGCGATTGCATTCCAGCCGCCTGCAGCGACAATGTTCGTGCCTTCTACAGGGTCGACCGCAACGTCAACTTCAGGGCCATCGCCTGAACCAAGTTGCTCACCGATATAGAGCATCGGTGCTTCGTCCATTTCGCCTTCGCCAATGACGACGGTTCCACGCATCGGAATCGTGTCGAATACAGTGCGCATCGCTTCGGTAGCCGCATCATCCGCTTCATTTTTCAAACCGCGGCCCATCCACTTTGAAGAGGCGATTGCTGCCGCTTCTGTAATCCGCACTAACTCCATCGAAAGACTTCGTTCCATAATTCATTTTCCTCCGTTCAATCTTTGTATATGCCTTTTACATTGTAGCATATATGCAAATGCCGTTAGAGAGTCAATTCACTTCGGAACTGAGGTCGGACTTCCCGCTCGCCACCGGGTCGATCGTTTCCCGACGGATGTCGGCGCCAAGCCCGCGCAGCTTTTCGATGATGTTCGAATAGCCGCGTTCGATGTGATAGATTTCCCGCACTTCCGTTTCGCCTTCCGCCAGCAATCCGGCGATCACAAGTGCCGCGCCTGCGCGCAGGTCGGAGGCGACAACGGTCGCCGCATTCAGCGGTGTCGGCCCGGTAAGGATTGCAGCACGCCCTTCGACGCGCCCGACCGCGTTCATGCGGCGCAACTCATCGATGTGCTTGAAGCGCGCCGAGTAAATGGTGTCGGTGATCATCGAAGAGCCATGCGCTTGTGTCATCAAGACCGAGAACGGCTGCTGCAGGTCGGTTGCGAACCCTGGATAGACGAGGGTTTTCACATCGATCGGCTGCAAGTTCTCGGTTTTCGGGATATAGATCGATTCCTCGTCTTCCTGGACATCGACGCCCATTTCACGGAGCTTCGCCGTCAAGGCCTCCATATGGAAAGGTATGACGTTATCGATCGTCACGCCGTCGCCTGCAGCGGCTGCCATGATCATGAATGTGCCCGCTTCGATACGGTCAGGGATGATTGTGTGATTGGTACCGTGCAATTCATCCACGCCTTCGATGCGGATGACATTGGTGCCGGCGCCTTTGATTTTCGCGCCCATATTTGTGAGGAGAGTCGCGACATCGATGATCTCCGGCTCTTTCGCCGCATTTTCGATGACGGTCTGCCCTTTCGCGCGAACGGCCGCGAGCATGATATTGATTGTCGCGCCTACGCTGACGACATCCAGGTAGATTTTCGCGCCGCGCAATTCATCGGCACGCAAATAAATCGCCCCATGCTCATTGGTCACTTTCGCGCCAAGCGCTTCGAAGCCTTTAATGTGCTGGTCAATTGGGCGCGGCCCAAGGAAGCAGCCACCCGGCAAGCCGATTGCGGCGTGTTTGAAACGGCCGAGCATCGCTCCCATCATATAATAGGAAGCCCGTAATTTCTTGACGTTGCCGTTCGGCAGCGGCATGTCGACCATGTCAGTCGGGTCAATTTGCATGACGCCGTCTTCGAATGTGACGGAACCTCCAATTTCTTCCAAAATACTTTTCAATGTCCAAACATCGGAAATTTCCGGCAAGCCTTCAATCGATACTGGCGAATTCGCCAAAATCGAAGCCGGGATCAAAGCGACGGCACTGTTTTTAGCGCCATTGACTTTAATCGTTCCGGACAGGCGTTTGCCGCCTTTGATTTTATAAACGTCCATTGTATTTCTCCTTTTCCCTGTCAGCCTTATTTCACAGAGCGGGTTTCCCAATCGGCCAGGAATGCTTCGATGCCTTTATCCGTCAACGGATGCTTGAACATCATTTCAAGCACTTTCATCGGCATCGTGCCGATGTGCGCGCCGTTAAGCGCTGCTTCCG
Proteins encoded:
- the glpX gene encoding class II fructose-bisphosphatase, with translation MERSLSMELVRITEAAAIASSKWMGRGLKNEADDAATEAMRTVFDTIPMRGTVVIGEGEMDEAPMLYIGEQLGSGDGPEVDVAVDPVEGTNIVAAGGWNAIAVLAIADRGNLLNAPDMYMDKIAVGPEAVGKIDINAPVIDNLRAVAKAKNKDIEDVVATIIDRPRHAQIIKEIRDAGARIKLITDGDIAGAINTAFDQTGVDILFGIGGAPEGVISAVGLKCLGGEFQGKLVPQDEEERQRCIDMGLDVDKVLMMDDLVKGDDAIFAATGITDGELLRGVQLKGSFAESHTLVMRAKSGTVRFVEGRHSLKKKPDLVMKD
- the rho gene encoding transcription termination factor Rho, with product MATMTISALENMTLKELYNLAKEYKLNNYSKLTKKELIFAILKTRAEQEGFFFMEGVLEIIQSEGFGFLRPINYSPSSQDIYISASQIRRFDLRNGDKVSGKVRPPKENERYFGLLQVEAVNGEDPEVAKERVHFPGLTPLYPDRHIRLETGPEHLSTRIMDLVSPVGFGQRGLIVAPPKAGKTMLLKEIANAVTTNHPEAELIVLLIDERPEEVTDIERSVDADVVSSTFDEVPENHVKVAELVLERAMRLVEHKRDVVILMDSITRLARAYNLVIPPSGRTLSGGIDPAAFHRPKRFFGAARNIEEGGSLTILATALVDTGSRMDEVIYEEFKGTGNMELHLDRSLAERRIFPALDIRRSGTRKEELLMAPEQLDKLWTIRKTFSDSPDFTERFMKKLGNSKTNEEFFSQLPRDGKPSRTPRKSI
- the rpmE gene encoding 50S ribosomal protein L31, giving the protein MKTGIHPEYKKATVTCSCGNSFETGSVKENINVELCSECHPFYTGRQKFAAADGRVDRFNKKYGLKEEINN
- a CDS encoding UDP-N-acetylglucosamine 1-carboxyvinyltransferase is translated as MDVYKIKGGKRLSGTIKVNGAKNSAVALIPASILANSPVSIEGLPEISDVWTLKSILEEIGGSVTFEDGVMQIDPTDMVDMPLPNGNVKKLRASYYMMGAMLGRFKHAAIGLPGGCFLGPRPIDQHIKGFEALGAKVTNEHGAIYLRADELRGAKIYLDVVSVGATINIMLAAVRAKGQTVIENAAKEPEIIDVATLLTNMGAKIKGAGTNVIRIEGVDELHGTNHTIIPDRIEAGTFMIMAAAAGDGVTIDNVIPFHMEALTAKLREMGVDVQEDEESIYIPKTENLQPIDVKTLVYPGFATDLQQPFSVLMTQAHGSSMITDTIYSARFKHIDELRRMNAVGRVEGRAAILTGPTPLNAATVVASDLRAGAALVIAGLLAEGETEVREIYHIERGYSNIIEKLRGLGADIRRETIDPVASGKSDLSSEVN